CGCCCGGCAGTAATCCTGCTTCGAGCAAAATCTGAAACCCGTTGCAGATCCCTACGACCAATTTGCCCCGTTCGGCCGCTTCGATCACAGCGTCCATCACCGGGGAAAAGCGCGCCAGTGCGCCCGTACGCAGATAATCGCCGTAGGAAAAGCCGCCGGGAAGAATGATCGCGTCATATTTGCTCAAACTCCGTTCTTGGTGCCATACCGGTTCGACGGGAACCCCCAACACGTCTTTGACCGCTCTCAAACAGTCCACGTCGCAATTGGAACCGGGAAACACCGGAACCGCAAAGCGCATCAGGCTCCCTCCTCCAGCTCGAACGTATAATTTTCGATCACCGGATTGGCCAACAGCTTGTTGCACATGGCTTCCACGCGGGCTTCCGCTTCCGCCCGGTCGTCGGTGTTCAGCCACACTTCCATCCGCTTCCCGATGCGGACCTCTGTCACCTCTTCAAACCCCAGTGAGTGGAGTGAGCCTTTGACCGCACTTCCCTGCGGATCGAGCACACCCGGCTTCAACATAACTACAATCGTTGCTTTCATCATGATGTTGTCCCCTCCAACCGGTTCCAGATTTCCCGATATGCCTCCACCACATCGCCCAAATCGCGGCGGAAACGATCTTTGTCCAACACTTTGCCTGTCTCCACATCCCAGAAACGGCACGTATCCGGTGAGATTTCATCCGCCAAGATCAATCGTCCGTCCGGGTCGATCCCGAATTCCAGTTTGAAATCAACCAACGTCACTCCGAGTTCCCGCATCTTTTTGCCCAGCAAGTTGTTCACCTGCAGGGCGATGCGTTTCATCTCCTCCCGTTGCTTGACGGTGGCCAATCCCAACACATCGATGTGATCTTCCGTGATCAAGGGATCTTTCAACTCATCGTTTTTGTAGTAAAACTCGACGATCGGGCGCGGCAACATGCGGCCTTCCTCCAACCCAAGCCGTTTGGCCATGCTGCCGGCCGCGCGGTTGCGCACCACCACTTCCAACGGTACGATGGTGACTTTTCGGACCCATTGTTCGGTCGGGGAGACTTCCTGAAGGAAGTGATTGTCTATGCCATTTTCACGCAAATACCGGAAAAAGAACGCAGCGATGCGGTTGTTCAGTTCCCCTTTGCCGGCCAGTTGCGCTTTTTTCTCCCCGTTGAATGCGGTGGCGTCGTCTTTGTACTCCACCCACAACACGTTCGGATCATCCGTCTGATACAGTTTTTTGGCTTTTCCTTCGTAGAGCAGGTCTCCCCGATTCATGTCCGGTCTCTCCTTCTCAGCGTTTTCGCACCCTTTATATGGAGAGGCGAATCCATCTGACTGATCCATTCGGGTCAATCTAGGTGTGCTTGTTTCCCTCTCCCTTAAGACCGATCATTTGGCCAAGGTGTAGATGATTCATATCCCGTCCGTCACGATCTCCGCCTGTGCCCTCCGGGGCAGTAACAAGGTTCCTTCGAACCTTGGGCCTGCTGGCAAAGCGGGAGCCATCGTCATGATGGGTGAGCCGGTTTCCCTCTCGCTCCTCTTTCGGTAAATTCAACGGTCACGCGGGAAAACAGCCACCGCTTTTATGGAAAGCGACCCGAAATTCCCGTCCAGCTTCCAGCAACTCTGACTGTTGGCGGAGACGGGAGATCGGAGCCCGCGGACTTTGTCAATGATTGAATCCCGGTTGGATTCCTCGCGCTTTTCACGGACCCGGGTAAGGTGTCTCACACGGGAAAAGCTTGCCGCTTGTGCA
Above is a genomic segment from Polycladomyces zharkentensis containing:
- the purS gene encoding phosphoribosylformylglycinamidine synthase subunit PurS — protein: MMKATIVVMLKPGVLDPQGSAVKGSLHSLGFEEVTEVRIGKRMEVWLNTDDRAEAEARVEAMCNKLLANPVIENYTFELEEGA
- the purC gene encoding phosphoribosylaminoimidazolesuccinocarboxamide synthase; protein product: MNRGDLLYEGKAKKLYQTDDPNVLWVEYKDDATAFNGEKKAQLAGKGELNNRIAAFFFRYLRENGIDNHFLQEVSPTEQWVRKVTIVPLEVVVRNRAAGSMAKRLGLEEGRMLPRPIVEFYYKNDELKDPLITEDHIDVLGLATVKQREEMKRIALQVNNLLGKKMRELGVTLVDFKLEFGIDPDGRLILADEISPDTCRFWDVETGKVLDKDRFRRDLGDVVEAYREIWNRLEGTTS